A stretch of DNA from Thermococcus sp. 18S1:
TCTCTTCCGGCCTTGAACTCGACCACAGCGTCCGGCTTGAGCATCCGGATCTTGAGGAACTTGTAGAGTGCTTCAAGGCCTCCGAAGGTTCCGACTCTGGCCAGACTCTCGTTTACCGGCGCCACCCAGAAGAAGAACTCCTCGTTTATGTCCTTGTTTACCCACACCTCAACGAAGTCCTTCCTCGGGAAGTCACCGACTACTTCAACCTCGTAGCCGCTCAGGAACTCGGC
This window harbors:
- a CDS encoding NAD(P)/FAD-dependent oxidoreductase, giving the protein IFVDRKILEKSLAERAVRRGADYYMSTTFLGFKNERAVLQRFGERFEIEAGFYVGADGVSSTVAKAIGAQTNAEFLSGYEVEVVGDFPRKDFVEVWVNKDINEEFFFWVAPVNESLARVGTFGGLEALYKFLKIRMLKPDAVVEFKAGR